The following proteins are encoded in a genomic region of Triticum dicoccoides isolate Atlit2015 ecotype Zavitan chromosome 1B, WEW_v2.0, whole genome shotgun sequence:
- the LOC119315910 gene encoding wall-associated receptor kinase 2-like, giving the protein MWMALIFQLLLAAATTAATTAATDGCPPSCGGVDIPYPFGIGAGCFRKGFEIECTKGGPVLAGTPLRVVKLSLDPDESQVMLPIGSQCFNTSSPAETNDIMYGETMMNQHGVYRISDTHNMLIVVGCNTVGYIASKETVGGGDDYAYNIGCMSYCNNSVSAQNGQCKGVGCCHVDIPPGLTDNYFDFDSEYNHSAVMNFSSCDYAFLVDRNNYTFHRSDLKMDRRRTSLVWLDWAIRGSADISGNDILSCKQVATTSQHACVSNHSDCIDSINGPGYNCKCSKGYAGNPYVVDGCTNINECANPAKYPCYGVCRDTQGGYGCYCPVGYRSHDPRTEQCTQKFPLAAQISVGAIGGILVLAFLAFFFVLRKEKQKARDFYRKNGGLTLEKARTIKIYTRGDLKPILKSSNVIGKGGFGEVYKGVVDGVIVAVKKPNGRSVLEKEQFPNEVTILSQVSHKNIVRLIGCCLEVDNPMLVYEFISKGSLDDNLHRADNKDLLDLDVRLSILEDSAHGLSYMHSQTHNTILHGDVKPANILLDENFSPKIADFGISRLIAKGKEHTRNIIGDMSYMDPVYLQTGRLTDKSDVYSFGVVILELISRRRATHSDNNSLVRSFLECHQNGESMTELFDKEIAMTGDLEFLNKLVDIAVECLNLDADKRPSMTDVAGRLLTLHRARNL; this is encoded by the exons ATGTGGATGGCATTGATCTTCCAGCTGCTCCTTGCGGCAGCTACAACAGCAGCTACCACCGCGGCGACTGATGGGTGTCCGCCGAGCTGTGGCGGCGTGGACATCCCCTACCCCTTCGGTATCGGCGCCGGCTGCTTCCGCAAGGGCTTCGAGATCGAGTGCACCAAGGGCGGCCCTGTGCTCGCCGGCACGCCACTCCGGGTGGTGAAGCTGTCGTTGGATCCAGACGAGTCGCAGGTGATGCTTCCCATCGGGTCGCAGTGCTTCAACACCTCCAGTCCAGCTGAAACCAACGACATCATGTATGGAGAGACGATGATGAACCAGCACGGCGTGTACCGCATCTCCGACACGCACAACATGCTCATCGTCGTCGGCTGCAACACCGTCGGTTACATCGCCAGCAAGGAGACCGTTGGGGGTGGCGACGACTACGCCTACAACATCGGTTGCATGTCCTACTGCAACAACTCAGTGAGCGCGCAGAACGGACAGTGCAAAGGCGTCGGGTGCTGCCACGTCGACATCCCGCCGGGGCTCACCGACAACTacttcgacttcgactctgaatacAACCACTCCGCCGTGATGAACTTCAGCTCGTGCGACTACGCCTTCCTCGTCGATAGGAACAACTACACCTTCCACAGGTCTGATCTCAAGATGGACAGACGTCGGACCTCACTGGTGTGGCTCGACTGGGCCATTCGCGGCTCCGCAGATATCTCCGGCAACGACATACTATCATGCAAACAAGTGGCCACGACAAGTCAGCACGCCTGCGTCAGCAACCACAGCGACTGCATCGACTCTATCAATGGGCCTGGCTACAACTGCAAGTGCTCCAAAGGCTACGCGGGCAACCCTTACGTTGTCGACGGGTGCACCA ATATAAATGAATGTGCAAATCCAGCCAAGTATCCCTGCTACGGTGTATGCAGAGACACCCAAGGAGGGTACGGATGCTACTGTCCTGTAGGTTATCGGAGCCATGACCCACGAACCGAACAATGCACTCAAAAATTCCCACTTGCAGCACAGATTTCCGTAG GTGCAATAGGTGGCATTCTTGTCTTGGCATTTCTTGCATTCTTTTTTGTTCTTCGCAAAGAGAAGCAGAAGGCCAGAGACTTTTACCGAAAGAATGGTGGTCTTACATTAGAGAAAGCTAGAACTATTAAGATTTACACAAGGGGGGATCTCAAACCAATTTTAAAGAGTAGCAATGTAATTGGTAAAGGTGGCTTTGGTGAAGTTTACAAGGGTGTTGTTGATGGAGTTATCGTCGCAGTAAAGAAACCAAATGGTCGTAGTGTCCTAGAGAAGGAGCAATTTCCAAATGAAGTCACCATCCTATCTCAAGTCAGCCACAAGAACATCGTAAGGCTTATAGGTTGTTGCCTCGAAGTGGATAACCCCATGCTAGTCTATGAATTCATCTCCAAAGGAAGCTTGGATGACAATCTTCATAGAGCTGACAACAAGGACCTTCTTGACTTGGATGTACGTCTAAGTATTCTTGAAGACTCGGCACATGGTCTATCTTATATGCACTCACAAACCCACAACACAATCCTGCATGGTGATGTTAAACCAGCAAACATACTCCTGGATGAGAACTTTTCCCCAAAGATCGCGGATTTTGGCATATCGAGGTTGATTGCAAAAGGAAAGGAGCACACTAGAAACATCATAGGTGACATGTCCTATATGGATCCAGTGTACCTACAAACAGGTCGATTGACCGATAAAAGTGATGTCTACAGTTTTGGGGTTGTCATCTTAGAGCTCATTAGCAGGAGGAGGGCCACTCATTCTGACAATAATAGCCTAGTGAGGAGCTTCCTAGAGTGTCACCAAAATGGGGAGAGCATGACTGAGCTCTTTGATAAGGAAATTGCAATGACAGGAGATTTGGAATTTCTTAACAAGTTGGTAGATATTGCTGTTGAGTGTCTTAACCTTGATGCTGATAAAAGACCATCAATGACAGATGTTGCAGGGCGCCTTCTCACGCTGCATAGGGCCCGCAATCTGTAG